The DNA sequence CAGGGCGTACAGGGCCGAGGTCGCACTCACATCTGCGCGCCGGGCCAGTTCGGCGAGTGCGCGCCCGGTCGGGCCGAAACGCGTCAGCAGGTCGTCTATCAGTTCGGCGGGCATCAGCAGGGCTGCTGCTCCCACATTGCATAGGGTCTCAATGACCTGCTCCAGCCGGTCGCCCTCGTACTCGTCATGCAGGTCACTGAGCAGGTCGTCATCGCCCAGCAGCAGGGCATGGCTGATCTCATGTGCCAGGGTGAAGCGTTGACGCTCCGGCCGGACCTGGCTGTTGATCAGGATGACGCGGTGCTCGGGGTCATAGGCCCCGTCACGTTGACCCATCGGCATGAATGTCAGCGTGATGCCGTCGAGCCCATGCATGAGGCTGTGGGTATCCCGACCAGGCAGACCCGCCCCATAACTGGCTGCGAGGTCACGCATGCGTGTTTTCGCGGCAGCCAGCGCTGTAGGCGGAGGAGCAGGATCCGTCACCCCGGCAGCTTACAGCAGTTCCTGGAAGAAGAGAGTCTGAAAAGCCGCCTTCCGTCGGCTCTGGACCCTGTAACACCAGAAAAAATCCGTTGTTGGAAATCTGTTGCTGGCAGCCCCAGTGCTCGCATTCCATGAGACGGACATCGATCCCAACCGGGTCATAATGATTTCCCGCAGCAAGGAAGCCCGAGTCTTGCGCGTTCAAGACGCAGAACTGACCTCTCCATCTAAATCCTGGAGACGGGCGAAAAGGCGCAACGGACAATAAAAGAAGGGCCCTGGAACCGCAAAGAACCTTGACGATGTTGCGAGGCTTACTGCTCCTGAGCTATCAGGCCCTGCACCAGTTCGACATAGGCCTGCTGGGCTTCTTCGGGGGCTTGACCTTGCAACTGTGCCCAGGCGTCGTACTTCGCACCGCCTACAAAATCAAATCCACTGGGACGTTTCCCGCTGACGTCACCTTCGCTGCCCTGCTTGTACAGCGCATACAGCTTGAGCAGTACATCGTTACCAGGTTTCCTGGTCAGGGTC is a window from the Deinococcus malanensis genome containing:
- a CDS encoding acyl-CoA-binding protein; its protein translation is MTSFEQAQQDVKTLTRKPGNDVLLKLYALYKQGSEGDVSGKRPSGFDFVGGAKYDAWAQLQGQAPEEAQQAYVELVQGLIAQEQ
- a CDS encoding ImmA/IrrE family metallo-endopeptidase, whose translation is MRDLAASYGAGLPGRDTHSLMHGLDGITLTFMPMGQRDGAYDPEHRVILINSQVRPERQRFTLAHEISHALLLGDDDLLSDLHDEYEGDRLEQVIETLCNVGAAALLMPAELIDDLLTRFGPTGRALAELARRADVSATSALYALAERTPSSVIYAVCAVTRQDDESEGAGGGKELTVRASSASAGVKYSLSVGTPVPDDHPAALALDTRLPLAQDSYVPFRSGRRMPAYVDAFPERQRVLVSFALPAVRSEGDPDRPEAAGVAS